In a genomic window of Lepisosteus oculatus isolate fLepOcu1 chromosome 3, fLepOcu1.hap2, whole genome shotgun sequence:
- the macir gene encoding macrophage immunometabolism regulator, producing the protein MEVDISGVSRTSMSILPTPSSEINSPSKSEPEKPRCSSTPCSPIKRTVSGYQILHMDSNYLVGFTTGEELLKLAQKWSSTEKTAAEALPSPRTKPLDLGLHRASRVYKTKSRYYQPYDIPAVNGRRRRRMPSSGENSLKSSVEPSKVLHGPLPLCLLKGRRAHSKSLDYLNLDKMSIREPADTEVLQYQLQHLTLRGERMFTRNKT; encoded by the coding sequence ATGGAGGTGGATATCAGTGGAGTTTCCAGGACTTCCATGTCCATTCTGCCTACACCTTCCAGCGAGATCAATTCTCCATCAAAGTCCGAACCTGAGAAGCCTCGTTGCTCAAGTACGCCATGTTCTCCTATCAAAAGGACGGTCTCGGGCTACCAGATCCTCCACATGGACTCCAACTATCTTGTGGGCTTCACTACCGGGGAGGAGCTTTTAAAACTTGCTCAGAAATGGTCAAGCACCGAGAAGACTGCAGCAGAGGCCTTACCCAGCCCACGCACAAAACCTCTGGATTTAGGGCTGCACCGGGCTTCCCGGGTTTATAAAACCAAGAGCCGATACTACCAGCCTTACGACATTCCAGCTGTCAATGGGAGGAGACGAAGACGCATGCCTAGTTCAGGTGAGAATAGCCTCAAGTCTTCTGTGGAGCCTAGCAAAGTCCTTCATGGTCCTCTACCTCTCTGTCTCCTAAAGGGCAGGAGGGCTCATTCCAAATCTTTGGACTACCTCAACTTGGACAAAATGAGCATCAGGGAGCCTGCAGATACTGAGGTACTGCAGTACCAGCTTCAGCATCTGACTCTAAGAGGAGAACGGATGTTCACCAGAAACAAGACATGA
- the pdzph1 gene encoding uncharacterized protein pdzph1 — translation MSKRRRRNSKRRKSSSSTKYSHSPFQFQYHSSEPINKTTEYENDRTSAEKGETDTAHRENFVLETDDEEESEPHFQHKNKRFSHDTLQDHCWNKDKHTIPPPDEENIKGVKITTSVTIDDQELLTSGKIIFQQSHEPTDREKINKTVTVTTTKVKYTVSNLKVEIKEVLHSDDPDVKSTFTVKNKEGKRTKTCVSSQWNKCPSPNNDVHNQPCSVNTNINSTIQSQDNRNQKRHNFNLSITEINTNFAETAKNSIECEEDTEWYKGCCEDLNNNKYRLHNHQLHRDYNDIDYQETEGSCSLYTLSDCSLHWTEHSAPETLCKEVVSEIPPPHEFADEDETLIDDLTGDMASCEIGNCYHSGNQAEAATALGGFTSFEGTRYVFDTKCQDSLDSEQSPNAENLSECDNYDPLLMGPKMPMSRSSFTKHFIHNHEGKTWMRNNSIAILESKPISSCYFEQQSKRRKTFPETADCSNKMQDSLPLYRESISSGTLSSFFMKTLPLQSGRSGRFYLEDERPFKFCAERRKSSENGTCHNPGRSAFSIHKAFPLNPSLSGKSKNPFYPSESEESTDEVFAKFGHHFHEECKEDEETVILESNSEMNSCKDIVDGDCYRIGTIEQGEFTESGFDEEMVDVDDHNLELSGDFHITRKDLLIHVTPPSRSSSIEYISDKSHVSTPLNGLEDITEIPESNLHEKENPDLEPKKRRGSVMTVIIGDSEQRFIQNDNKPQETSVPERNHRDSLSTVYNFPSVSPILDVDEMEADSNGDSHVEVKLSCQSSLALETSMSNQALAEVLEEQVSTGPAEGSQEISTNTITLKQTSEQCDVSPLEEDLKENEKTEKEDTMTVPETCGPSSDLCKKKLQKEDSAEKPSGPKSPQDKKTEVRKHLKPPADPVLKDTRAAESVQEDESDHWAKRRKLFKESKQWSSAGGSSITSNITEESVNSEDTRSVDLAARENEDKGFYTETFHSASWIYRGDDVSPNDSPRCLSKRPRPVAIRERTVRITKGMGDYPWGFRIQFSKPILVTEVDTNGAAEEAGLLVGDIVMTVNGTDVTSVPHSEAADLARQGPDTLTLVIGSDISRCPNTPRPACRGYLHKRTQSGFLKGWRKRWFVLKHDGCLYYYKNKKDEGKCRALESMKLEGAEVGPDTSLGKPFVFKCCPVSGNRVYYYCATSNQEMKRWLEAMERAVHPITQNHVWVDVSRHNASLPPLAIKNPECLGLLHQMDKNKDVWVQHYCILKDGCLYFYTGIRSTHALGGIYLHGYIVSEQPFGSRRSTIELKPPSEEFKTFYLSAENAAENKRWILALRASINKWLPLHQAIQDFMNRPPEETRM, via the exons ATGAGCAAAAGAAGGAGGAGAAACAGCAAGAGAAGGAAAAGCTCCAGCAGTACAAAAT ACAGCCACTCtccatttcaatttcaatatcATAGCAGTGAACCCATAAATAAAACGACAGAATACGAAAATGACAGAACTTCAGCTGAAAAGGGGGAAACGGATACAGCACATAGAGAAAACTTTGTACTGGAAACTGATGATGAAGAGGAAAGTGAGCCTCATTtccaacacaaaaataaaaggtttaGCCATGACACTCTTCAAGACCACTGTTGGAACAAAGACAAGCACACAATTCCACCACCCGATGAGGAGAACATAAAAGGAGTTAAAATAACGACGTCAGTGACAATAGATGATCAAGAACTGTTGACGTCTGGAAAAATAATCTTCCAGCAGTCCCATGAACCCACAGATAGAGAAAAAATCAACAAGACAGTGACAGTCACCACCACCAAAGTGAAGTATACTGTTTCTAACTTGAAGGTGGAAATTAAAGAAGTGCTCCATTCAGATGACCCAGATGTAAAGTCTACTTTTACAGTCAAAAACAAAGAAGGGAAGAGAACAAAAACTTGTGTTAGCAGTCAATGGAATAAATGTCCTTCTCCTAACAATGATGTGCACAATCAGCCCTGCTCAgttaatacaaatataaattcTACAATACAGAGCCAAGACAACAGAAACCAGAAAAGACATAACTTTAATCTTAGTATCACTGAGATAAATACAAACTTTGCAGAGACTGCAAAGAATTCCATCGAGTGTGAGGAGGACACAGAATGGTATAAAGGCTGCTGTGAagatctaaataataataagtacAGGTTACATAATCATCAACTACACAGGGACTACAATGACATAGACTACCAAGAAACGGAGGGCTCTTGTAGTCTTTATACATTGTCTGACTGCAGTCTTCACTGGACGGAACACTCAGCTCCTGAGACACTATGCAAAGAGGTAGTATCAGAGATTCCTCCACCTCATGAGTTTGCAGACGAAGATGAGACGTTAATAGATGACCTCACAGGGGACATGGCTTCATGTGAGATTGGAAACTGCTATCACTCAGGAAACCAGGCAGAAGCAGCTACTGCTCTGGGTGGATTTACATCTTTTGAGGGCACTAGATACGTTTTTGACACCAAATGCCAAGACTCTTTGGATAGTGAACAGAGTCCTAATGCAGAAAATCTATCTGAATGTGATAACTACGACCCCTTATTGATGGGACCCAAAATGCCAATGAGTAGGTCcagttttacaaaacattttatccATAATCATGAAGGGAAAACTTGGATGAGAAATAACAGCATTGCCATTTTAGAAAGCAAGCCTATTTCATCCTGTTACTTTGAACAACAGTCTAAGAGAAGAAAGACATTCCCAGAAACTGCAGATTGTTCCAACAAAATGCAAGACAGCTTGCCATTGTACAGAGAATCTATTTCTTCCGGCACACTTTCCTCGTTTTTTATGAAAACACTTCCCCTTCAGTCAGGAAGATCAGGGAGGTTTTATTTGGAGGATGAGAGACCTTTTAAGTTTTGTGCAGAACGCCGGAAGTCTTCAGAGAATGGCACATGTCATAACCCAGGAAGGAGTGCATTCAGTATCCATAAAGCATTTCCTTTAAACCCTTCCTTGTCAGGGAAAAGCAAGAACCCGTTTTATCCTTCTGAGTCTGAGGAGAGCACAGATGAGGTTTTTGCAAAATTTGGACATCATTTCCATGAGGAATGCAAAGAAGATGAAGAAACTGTCATTCTAGAATCAAATTCTGAGATGAATTCATGCAAAGATATAGTAGATGGAGACTGTTACCGTATCGGAACTATAGAGCAGGGTGAGTTCACTGAGAGCGGCTTTGATGAAGAGATGGTCGATGTCGATGATCATAATCTTGAACTTTCTGGGGATTTCCATATTACAAGAAAGGATTTACTTATCCATGTCACACCACCTTCCCGAAGCTCCTCCATTGAATATATTAGTGATAAAAGCCATGTCAGCACTCCACTTAATGGACTTGAGGATATCACAGAGATACCTGAATCTAATCTGCATGAGAAAGAGAATCCTGACCTTGAACCAAAGAAAAGACGAGGTTCAGTGATGACAGTTATCATAGGAGACTCTGAGCAGAGATTTATTCAAAATGACAATAAACCTCAAGAGACGTCGGTTCCTGAGAGGAATCACAGAGACAGCTTAAGTACAGTTTATAACTTTCCATCAGTGTCCCCCATTTTAGATGTGGATGAGATGGAGGCGGACAGCAATGGTGATTCACATGTTGAAGTGAAATTGTCCTGCCAGAGCTCTCTTGCACTTGAAACAAGCATGTCAAACCAGGCCCTCGCTGAGGTTTTAGAAGAGCAGGTATCCACGGGACCAGCTGAAGGAAGTCAGGAGATATCCACAAATACAATAACACTGAAACAGACCTCTGAGCAGTGCGATGTAAGCCCTTTGGAGGAAGAtctgaaagaaaatgagaaaactgaaaaagaggACACTATGACTGTGCCAGAGACATGTGGTCCCAGTTCTGATTTATGCAAGAAAAAGCTGCAAAAAGAAGATTCAGCTGAGAAGCCAAGTGGCCCAAAat CACCCCAAGATAAGAAAACAGAGGTCAGAAAGCACCTGAAGCCACCTGCAGACCCGGTGCTGAAAGACACACGAGCTGCAGAGAGTGTCCAGGAAGATGAATCTGATCACTGGGCCAAGAGGCGCAAGCTGTTCAAGGAGAGTAAGCAGTGGAGTTCAGCCGGCGGGAGCTCAATCACCAGCAACATCACTGAAGAATCAG TGAACTCAGAGGACACTCGCTCAGTGGATCTGGCAGCGCGGGAGAATGAAGACAAGGGCTTTTACACAGAGACCTTCCATTCAGCCTCCTGGATCTACAGAGGAGACGATGTCAGCCCAAATGACAGCCCCAGGTGTCTAAGCAAGAGGCCTCGGCCTGTAGCAA TTCGAGAGAGAACTGTGAGAATCACAAAAGGAATGGGAGACTATCCTTGGGGATTCAGAATCCAGTTCTCGAAGCCTATCTTGGTCACAGAAGTTGACACAA ATGGAGCCGCGGAGGAGGCGGGCCTCCTGGTGGGAGACATCGTGATGACCGTGAATGGAACAGATGTCACCAGTGTCCCACACTCTGAAGCAGCCGATCTGGCCCGCCAAG GGCCAGACACTCTCACCTTAGTGATCGGTTCTGACATCAGCAGATGCCCCAACACCCCCAGACCAGCGTGTCGGGGATATCTGCACAAGCGCACGCAGTCAGGGTTCCTGAAGGGCTGGAGAAAGAGGTGGTTTGTGCTGAAGCATGATGGTTGTCTTTActactacaaaaataaaaag GATGAAGGGAAGTGTCGAGCCCTGGAGTCAATGAAGTTAGAAGGGGCTGAAGTGGGGCCTGATACTAGCCTTGGAAAACCATTTGTGTTCAAGTGTTGCCCTGTCTCTGGGAACCGAGTTTACTACTACTGTGCAACATCAAACCAAGAAATGAAAAG GTGGCTGGAGGCAATGGAAAGAGCTGTCCACCCTATCACTCAG AATCATGTGTGGGTGGATGTCTCTCGACATAATGCCAGCCTTCCCCCGCTGGCTATCAAAAATCCTGAATGCCTTGGCCTTCTTCATCAAATGGACAAAAACAAGGATGTGTGGGTGCAGCACTACTGCATATTAAAAGATGGATGTCTCTATTTCTATACTGGCATTCGTTCAACTCATGCTTTAG GAGGAATCTACTTGCATGGTTACATTGTGAGTGAACAGCCATTTGGATCCAGAAGGTCTACTATTGAACTGAAGCCCCCTTCAGAAGAATTTAAAACCTTCTACCTCTCTGCAGAGAATGCAGCCGAAAACAAACG CTGGATCTTAGCGCTAAGAGCCTCGATAAACAAATGGCTGCCTTTACATCAGGCTATCCAAGACTTCATGAATCGCCCACCTGAAGAAACCAGAATGTGA